Proteins from a single region of Mucilaginibacter daejeonensis:
- a CDS encoding RagB/SusD family nutrient uptake outer membrane protein: MKTAYLKNTLLIAALLVATSCKKYLEVVPNNALPTESAITDAGTARAAIIGAYDRVQGYYASSYPTLGTITTDNVIFNGTLSEYLQLDQNAVPTDNVITVSAYQSIYRAINSANSVIAYVPGVQDAQLTNTERNKILGEAYFIRALGYFDLARGWGGVQLQLKPTTDLSVLKGIKRSTLDQTYDQVQADLVQAEQLLPEDATTRNRAQKSAARALRARLHLYRKQWADAENYATQVISNTKYALVKPYKSFFTAPFQTSESVFELAYSVNDRNTYWNLWYPSSAGGQYTLKPSDALVAKLNNPAIGGSRNTLIAGTGSSVYGVLYNTTSTSVDPSYLIRIAELYLIRAEARAQQGKLADAAADLNIIRARADVAATTATTQAQLMQAIEDENGVEFAFEAHRWFDLTRTERAGAVLGLTNRNYWLFPIPYSDILSDPDVTQNPGY; encoded by the coding sequence ATGAAAACTGCATATCTTAAAAATACACTCCTGATCGCTGCTTTATTAGTGGCCACATCATGCAAGAAATATCTGGAGGTCGTTCCTAACAACGCCTTACCAACGGAGAGCGCCATTACTGACGCTGGCACCGCTCGTGCAGCCATCATTGGAGCCTATGACCGGGTACAGGGATATTATGCTTCAAGCTACCCGACCCTGGGCACCATCACTACCGATAACGTGATATTTAACGGTACCCTGAGCGAATACCTTCAACTAGACCAGAACGCCGTACCGACCGATAATGTGATCACCGTATCGGCCTATCAAAGCATTTATCGTGCTATTAACTCAGCTAACAGCGTGATAGCCTATGTGCCGGGTGTTCAGGACGCTCAACTGACCAATACTGAACGAAATAAGATACTGGGCGAGGCTTATTTTATCAGGGCATTGGGATATTTTGACCTTGCCCGAGGTTGGGGCGGTGTACAACTACAACTTAAGCCGACCACTGACCTTTCGGTGTTGAAAGGCATCAAGCGCAGTACACTTGATCAAACGTATGACCAGGTGCAGGCTGACCTGGTTCAGGCCGAACAGTTGCTCCCCGAAGATGCTACGACACGTAACAGGGCACAAAAAAGCGCAGCCCGGGCTTTAAGGGCAAGGCTGCATTTGTATCGTAAGCAATGGGCCGATGCCGAGAACTATGCCACTCAGGTGATCAGCAATACCAAATATGCATTGGTAAAACCTTACAAAAGTTTCTTTACCGCCCCTTTTCAAACTTCCGAGTCGGTGTTCGAACTGGCTTACTCGGTCAACGATCGCAACACCTATTGGAATCTGTGGTATCCAAGTTCGGCCGGTGGTCAATACACTTTAAAGCCTTCTGATGCTTTGGTGGCCAAGTTGAATAATCCTGCTATTGGTGGCAGCCGGAATACTTTAATTGCTGGCACTGGAAGTTCGGTATATGGCGTTTTATACAATACCACATCTACCAGCGTCGACCCCTCATACCTGATCCGCATAGCCGAATTGTACCTGATCCGTGCCGAGGCACGTGCCCAGCAAGGTAAGCTGGCAGATGCAGCCGCAGATCTGAACATCATTCGCGCTAGAGCAGATGTGGCAGCGACAACCGCCACTACGCAAGCCCAGCTAATGCAGGCCATCGAGGATGAGAACGGGGTAGAGTTCGCGTTCGAGGCTCATCGCTGGTTCGACCTTACCCGCACAGAGCGTGCCGGGGCAGTATTAGGATTAACCAACCGCAATTACTGGTTGTTCCCTATACCTTACTCCGATATCCTATCAGACCCCGACGTTACACAGAATCCAGGTTATTAA
- a CDS encoding M14 family zinc carboxypeptidase, with amino-acid sequence MKTLYKILLLAALAAPAQQIKAQNSYYFPKATALDSKIPTPEQFLGYPIGSYFTRIEQVNAYFRELARVSDRVHVQTIGKTYEQREQIIVTITSPSNYNKLEQIRQEHLNQTDPAKPVLSSNAPIIVHLGYGVHGNETSSTEVSLLTGYYLAASNDAETQKWLNESVIFIDPALNPDGRDRAANWHNAYHSFPPVGDPIDKEHVEGWPAGRTNHYFTDLNRDWLNLVQVESRNRIEFFHKWYPNVQIDFHEQGTNATYYFEPTPKRHESPVIPQFLYEYQAILAKYHAKALDDIGSFYFTKENYDNLSPIYGSTYPKFFGSVAATFEQASSRGIQQESSNGLVTFAFTIRNHLATSFSTIRGAVAEKTGLFKVQKDFFKYALEQGQKNTAKSYIFGDSKDVNLTQKFLGLLLQHRIKVYGLTDNYSQDGKTFEKGKAFVVPSAQPNFLLVHSIFEENILRDSIYYDNTGWSIIHAYGLKYAKVPTVIAKGSEVGNVSLAKGLIEGDRASYAYLLNYSDYNASKALYKLLIRNVLVKTAFKSFVVNAGSGKRSFAPGSLVIPVAGQTISADSLHKAVSDVAAETHINVLAVNGGFSAEGIDLGSSNIKAVRKPEVALAFGQGVTASEAGQVWFLLNQQLDLPVTKIDLSSFARASLKRYNVLVLPAGNYSAWDNTIIEKLKNWVNDGGTLITFQTATAWAVQQGLVKEKLVEADFANRGGRGDIPPPAPKDAKDAATGPGTTRAANSSRPIGNEEPKKEKQQRLNYARQEDVEGSRRINGAIFQADLDITHPIAFGVTSRKLFINKNGPTILVPSANKYATVAQYNSKPFINGYSSKLNIDRVANSAAIIAAASGNGEVVLFADDPTYRGYWLGTNRLFLNAIFFANLLNGGGGFGAE; translated from the coding sequence ATGAAGACCTTATACAAAATACTGTTATTGGCCGCATTAGCCGCACCTGCGCAACAGATCAAGGCGCAGAATAGTTACTATTTCCCGAAAGCTACCGCGTTAGATAGCAAGATCCCAACTCCTGAACAATTTTTAGGATATCCCATAGGTTCGTATTTCACGCGTATAGAGCAGGTGAATGCATACTTTAGAGAGCTTGCCCGCGTAAGTGACCGGGTGCATGTTCAAACCATAGGAAAGACCTACGAGCAGCGTGAGCAGATCATCGTGACCATTACGTCGCCATCTAACTATAACAAACTGGAACAGATACGCCAGGAACACCTGAATCAGACCGATCCGGCCAAACCGGTACTAAGCAGCAATGCCCCGATCATTGTCCATTTGGGCTACGGTGTGCACGGCAATGAGACATCGAGTACCGAGGTGAGCTTACTTACCGGGTATTACCTGGCAGCCAGCAATGATGCCGAGACACAGAAATGGTTGAACGAGTCGGTGATCTTCATTGACCCAGCACTAAATCCTGATGGCCGCGACCGCGCGGCCAATTGGCATAATGCTTATCATTCTTTCCCGCCGGTGGGTGACCCCATTGATAAGGAACACGTTGAAGGCTGGCCGGCTGGTCGCACCAATCATTACTTTACCGACCTTAACCGCGATTGGTTAAATTTAGTGCAGGTGGAAAGCCGCAACCGCATCGAGTTCTTTCACAAATGGTATCCTAACGTGCAGATCGATTTCCACGAGCAGGGTACCAATGCCACTTACTATTTTGAGCCTACACCAAAAAGGCATGAGAGCCCGGTTATACCACAGTTTTTGTATGAGTACCAAGCTATATTGGCCAAATACCATGCAAAAGCGCTGGATGATATCGGCTCATTCTATTTTACTAAGGAAAATTACGATAACCTGTCGCCGATCTATGGTTCTACTTATCCTAAGTTCTTTGGGTCGGTAGCGGCCACGTTCGAGCAGGCTAGTTCACGCGGTATTCAACAGGAATCGAGCAATGGTCTGGTCACTTTTGCGTTCACTATCCGTAACCATTTAGCCACCAGCTTTTCTACCATACGTGGCGCGGTGGCCGAAAAGACCGGTCTGTTCAAAGTACAAAAAGACTTCTTTAAATATGCCTTGGAGCAAGGTCAAAAGAACACAGCCAAGTCCTATATATTTGGCGATAGTAAGGACGTGAACCTTACGCAAAAGTTTTTAGGACTGTTACTACAACACCGCATAAAGGTTTACGGGCTCACCGACAATTACAGCCAGGATGGTAAAACCTTTGAAAAGGGAAAAGCCTTTGTGGTGCCTTCGGCCCAGCCGAACTTCTTACTAGTACACTCTATCTTTGAGGAGAACATCTTGCGCGACAGTATCTATTATGATAACACCGGCTGGAGCATCATTCATGCGTACGGGCTAAAATATGCGAAGGTGCCAACAGTCATAGCAAAGGGATCGGAGGTCGGCAATGTAAGCCTTGCTAAAGGCCTAATCGAGGGCGATCGCGCGAGTTATGCTTACTTGCTCAACTATAGTGATTACAATGCAAGTAAAGCTTTATATAAACTGCTGATCAGGAACGTGCTGGTGAAAACGGCCTTCAAGTCTTTCGTTGTGAATGCAGGTAGTGGCAAGCGTAGCTTTGCACCCGGATCGTTAGTGATACCTGTAGCAGGGCAAACCATATCAGCCGATTCTTTGCATAAAGCTGTCAGCGATGTAGCTGCAGAGACTCATATCAACGTGTTGGCTGTAAATGGCGGTTTTAGCGCCGAAGGTATCGACCTGGGAAGCAGCAACATCAAAGCGGTACGAAAACCGGAAGTAGCGCTGGCGTTCGGTCAGGGCGTAACGGCATCAGAGGCGGGTCAGGTGTGGTTCTTGCTGAACCAGCAATTGGACCTGCCGGTCACCAAGATCGACCTGAGCAGCTTTGCGAGGGCATCGTTGAAACGATACAATGTATTGGTATTACCTGCTGGCAACTACAGCGCCTGGGATAACACCATTATTGAGAAGTTGAAGAATTGGGTGAATGATGGAGGCACGCTGATCACTTTTCAAACCGCTACAGCGTGGGCGGTGCAGCAAGGCCTGGTAAAAGAGAAACTGGTAGAAGCTGACTTCGCTAACCGGGGCGGCCGCGGCGACATTCCTCCACCAGCACCAAAAGATGCCAAAGATGCGGCCACTGGCCCTGGCACGACACGTGCTGCTAACTCGTCAAGGCCTATAGGGAATGAAGAACCTAAGAAAGAAAAACAGCAAAGATTGAACTACGCCCGGCAGGAGGATGTGGAAGGTTCGCGAAGGATCAACGGTGCCATCTTTCAGGCCGATCTGGATATCACACACCCGATAGCTTTTGGTGTTACGAGCCGTAAATTATTCATAAACAAGAATGGGCCTACCATATTGGTACCGAGCGCTAACAAATACGCAACGGTGGCACAGTATAACAGCAAGCCGTTCATTAATGGCTATTCATCCAAATTGAATATTGACAGAGTGGCTAATTCCGCCGCGATCATTGCTGCCGCAAGCGGTAATGGCGAGGTGGTGCTATTTGCTGATGACCCTACTTACCGGGGTTACTGGTTGGGAACTAACCGTTTGTTCCTCAACGCTATTTTCTTTGCCAACCTGCTTAACGGTGGGGGAGGCTTCGGTGCGGAGTGA
- a CDS encoding DUF1330 domain-containing protein translates to MEEIKFPDIEPGQGPVVMLNLIRFKDKKVYFDEYIPAFGQVVKQLGIEGVKVRFVSEVVANIVADGQEQWDEVVLVEYPSAEAFMTIPQSEVYQTIANPLRIAGTAELKLIMTRQIDI, encoded by the coding sequence ATGGAAGAGATCAAATTTCCCGATATCGAGCCAGGTCAGGGACCTGTGGTGATGCTGAACCTGATAAGGTTCAAAGACAAGAAGGTCTATTTTGACGAGTATATCCCTGCCTTCGGCCAGGTCGTTAAGCAGTTAGGCATCGAAGGCGTTAAAGTAAGGTTCGTGAGCGAAGTGGTAGCGAATATTGTTGCAGATGGGCAGGAACAATGGGACGAGGTGGTACTTGTAGAGTACCCCAGTGCCGAAGCGTTCATGACCATTCCTCAAAGTGAAGTATACCAAACGATCGCCAACCCGCTTCGCATTGCGGGTACCGCCGAACTTAAACTGATCATGACCCGGCAGATCGACATTTAA
- a CDS encoding Crp/Fnr family transcriptional regulator: protein MSHLILRNFALHVALASDEEEQILAVMGRKRVKKRSVLIGPGEVERHIYFVEQGCLRMFHTDTDGQEHNLCFYPENWWACDNVSFFKRKPATHTIQALEDTEVSYFTLLDLEELFARIPKLERFFRILIQNGFDMFQRRVTSNLSLTAEQRYLEFRQHYPGLEQRIDQKQIASYLGITAAFLSMLRKQKDL from the coding sequence ATGTCTCACCTGATCCTGCGGAATTTTGCTCTTCACGTTGCACTTGCCTCTGACGAAGAGGAGCAGATACTGGCTGTAATGGGCCGGAAACGCGTAAAGAAGAGGTCAGTGTTGATCGGGCCGGGGGAAGTTGAACGGCATATTTACTTCGTTGAGCAAGGATGTTTGCGAATGTTCCATACTGATACGGACGGACAGGAACATAACCTATGTTTTTACCCCGAGAATTGGTGGGCATGCGATAACGTATCGTTCTTTAAGAGGAAGCCTGCTACGCATACCATACAAGCGCTTGAAGATACGGAGGTCAGTTACTTTACCTTGCTAGATCTGGAAGAATTGTTCGCCCGTATCCCTAAACTGGAGCGATTTTTCCGGATACTGATCCAAAACGGTTTTGACATGTTTCAGCGCCGGGTAACGTCCAATCTCTCGCTAACTGCAGAACAGCGGTATCTGGAATTCCGACAGCATTACCCGGGTCTTGAGCAGCGCATCGATCAAAAGCAGATCGCCAGCTACCTGGGGATCACCGCAGCCTTTTTGAGCATGCTACGCAAACAAAAAGACCTTTAG
- a CDS encoding helix-turn-helix domain-containing protein, giving the protein MNTIRFETITDLIRRLGLEAPAHPLITLVNYDEVTVDLRDAGNWIVLDFYKVTFKKDFTGSVKYGPGTYDYQEGGMAFLAPGQAVQLTAELDNFNGYALYFHPDLLTGHSLAQGIHHYGFFDYSVAEALFLSSKEKSTMEGLFQAIHTELENKIDQFSHQVLLSQLDLLLNHSDRFYNRQFQTRKNIHHELILKMDKWLADRFNNAIVSGPPSPKDIAAHLNVSQRYLSDMLRSITGKTTQQHIHLALIERAKSLLDQTDLTTAEIAYQLGFEHPQSFNKLFKQRTNMSPVRYRRDQLREN; this is encoded by the coding sequence GTGAACACAATTAGATTTGAAACGATAACTGATCTGATCCGCCGCCTGGGGCTTGAGGCACCTGCTCATCCATTGATCACACTGGTCAATTATGATGAGGTAACGGTGGATCTGCGTGATGCGGGTAATTGGATCGTGCTCGACTTTTATAAGGTCACTTTCAAGAAAGATTTTACTGGCAGCGTGAAATATGGGCCAGGCACTTATGATTACCAAGAGGGCGGCATGGCTTTCTTGGCTCCCGGCCAGGCTGTTCAACTAACGGCCGAACTTGACAATTTTAACGGCTATGCCCTATACTTTCACCCTGATCTACTGACCGGCCACTCCCTTGCACAAGGCATCCATCACTATGGTTTTTTTGACTACTCGGTGGCAGAAGCATTATTCCTCTCATCGAAAGAGAAGTCGACGATGGAAGGGCTTTTTCAAGCCATCCATACAGAACTTGAAAATAAAATCGATCAGTTCAGCCATCAGGTACTGCTGTCTCAATTGGATCTGTTGCTCAATCATAGTGATCGCTTCTATAACCGGCAGTTTCAGACCAGGAAGAACATCCACCACGAGCTTATCTTGAAAATGGATAAGTGGTTGGCCGACCGCTTTAACAACGCGATCGTTAGCGGGCCGCCTTCGCCCAAAGACATCGCTGCTCATTTGAATGTATCACAACGTTACCTATCGGATATGCTCAGGTCAATTACCGGAAAGACCACTCAACAGCATATTCACCTCGCGTTGATAGAGAGAGCTAAATCGTTATTGGATCAAACCGACCTCACCACTGCAGAGATAGCTTACCAACTGGGATTCGAGCATCCTCAGTCTTTTAATAAGCTATTCAAGCAACGCACCAATATGTCTCCTGTAAGATACCGGCGTGACCAGTTGCGTGAGAACTGA
- a CDS encoding ATP-grasp domain-containing protein, protein MSNIVISHEHPDWFKPLFAELEKRGLSYETADPTQHHYAIEESAGGISLFFNRMSPSAYLRGGVQGTFYTLNYLKHLEENGVRVINGYKAFVYETSKALQLQLLQKLGIKYPKSRVINHASQLEAATEGLRFPIVVKANIGGSGAGIEKFNDIEEVREAVKNGQIDLGIDHTALVQEFIPARGGHITRVETLGGKYLYAIKVYTSGESFNLCPADICQTTTGQDLVRNACAVDAPKNGLKVEADTPQADVIQNIETIVQQSGIDVGGIEYIIDDRDGEVLYYDVNALSNFVADAVNVIGFNPHERLVDYLEQEAVRSTVDEAVAQ, encoded by the coding sequence ATGAGCAATATCGTTATTTCACATGAACATCCTGATTGGTTCAAACCTTTGTTCGCTGAACTGGAAAAAAGAGGGCTGAGCTACGAGACCGCGGATCCCACCCAGCATCATTACGCGATCGAAGAGAGCGCGGGTGGCATATCGTTATTTTTTAACCGAATGAGCCCGTCGGCTTATCTACGTGGTGGCGTACAAGGCACCTTTTACACCTTAAATTACCTGAAGCATTTAGAAGAGAATGGTGTTAGGGTGATCAATGGATACAAGGCCTTTGTATATGAGACCTCGAAAGCGTTACAATTACAATTGCTGCAAAAGCTTGGCATCAAATATCCTAAGTCAAGAGTGATCAACCATGCGTCGCAGTTGGAGGCGGCTACGGAGGGGTTACGATTTCCGATCGTGGTCAAAGCCAATATTGGCGGTAGCGGTGCAGGTATCGAAAAATTCAATGACATCGAAGAGGTCCGCGAGGCGGTCAAAAACGGACAGATCGATCTTGGTATCGATCATACGGCGTTGGTGCAGGAATTTATTCCTGCCCGTGGCGGTCACATCACCCGGGTGGAGACACTAGGAGGCAAATATTTATATGCTATTAAGGTGTACACATCAGGCGAAAGTTTCAACTTGTGCCCGGCAGATATATGCCAAACCACAACGGGGCAGGACCTGGTACGTAACGCCTGTGCGGTGGACGCTCCCAAGAACGGCTTAAAAGTGGAAGCCGATACACCTCAGGCTGATGTTATCCAAAATATAGAGACCATTGTACAACAGAGTGGTATCGATGTAGGCGGTATCGAATATATTATTGATGACCGCGACGGAGAGGTGCTTTATTATGATGTAAATGCGCTATCGAATTTCGTAGCCGATGCAGTGAACGTGATCGGCTTTAACCCACACGAGCGATTGGTAGATTATTTAGAACAGGAAGCGGTACGCTCGACCGTTGACGAAGCGGTAGCACAATAA
- a CDS encoding SusC/RagA family TonB-linked outer membrane protein — MKHFYKNSVLALLWVLVTHIAMAQQGGQPTIKSKLLGTVVDANNKQPIAGAVVKIKGTTHAVATDADGKFSFVTGQSFPYTLVVSFIGYIQQETKVDGSPVEIQLKENVSQLNDVVITGYTVQERKYVASSITSVKGDVIKDQPVAGFNQLLQGKATGVQVLASNGVPGGGITFRVRGNNSINASVDPLYIIDGVFVSNTDPIQTGLGNQQGSNPLADINPNDIEDIQILKDANATAIYGSLGANGVVIVTTKRGKRNTAARISLNTYQGWSTAIKKFKVATGPETAILTNEARVNTVKDNPALPAPTLIANAEGQPTYDRFADLFRTARTQNYELATQGGTERSNYYIGLGYLNQESVVRPSDYTRYTARLNYDTYLIDRFKVGTSINLTRSRRKISGSDNNPTGVINSALFPRSYLPIYNPDGTYARYGSFDNHIALIENLDNDAVGWRTIGNIYGEYTIIPGLKLRSSWSLDNGSEYENNYSNTLISAGIATNGSAASYENKNLVLTNEQVLNYIKTFGPNGKHNINALIGNTINTVLSQNTTATGTGFAANSLKSVAVAATRSGSSSKAESKLLSFFSKVSYTYDNKYTIDGSIRADGSTKFGVNNRWGYFPSGGFAWRAGQEEFIKKLNIFDELKIRASIGLSGNQNGIGSYAAQGQWSSGANYLEQPGTAPSQLANPDLGWETTRQVDVGAEFGILKNRLTFVVDYYNKYTYDLLLNVPVPYRSGFTSYLQNYGAVRNKGVELNINSTNVRSANFKWNTNFNISFNNNKIEKLASDIALGASGRNISILRQGFAVNSFQLYKQLYVDPQTGNAVYEDVNKDGQITSADRQIVGNALPKFTGGFTNNLSYKNVDLSFFFYFQQGNKIMNMNDFFMVHGGLQANIGFLPRQLERWQKPGDQTDIPRLTTDSRNPAVNGGAANNYGGNVANLSSRYLEDGSFIRLKTLTLGYNLPSAFLQKIKVNKIRLYAQATNLLTFTRYGGLDPEVSSQSSNQNTAGYDWATVPQPKTFQIGANVTF, encoded by the coding sequence ATGAAACACTTTTACAAAAACAGTGTCCTGGCATTGCTATGGGTCTTGGTGACTCACATTGCTATGGCGCAACAAGGTGGCCAGCCCACCATCAAATCCAAACTATTAGGCACCGTCGTCGATGCTAATAATAAACAACCTATCGCCGGTGCTGTGGTCAAGATCAAAGGGACCACGCATGCGGTCGCTACCGATGCCGACGGTAAGTTCTCATTCGTAACTGGTCAAAGTTTTCCGTATACATTGGTCGTAAGCTTTATTGGGTACATTCAGCAGGAGACCAAAGTTGATGGGAGCCCGGTGGAGATCCAACTCAAAGAGAACGTTAGTCAACTGAATGATGTGGTCATTACCGGCTATACTGTGCAAGAACGAAAGTATGTGGCCAGCTCCATCACCAGCGTTAAAGGTGATGTGATCAAAGACCAGCCGGTGGCAGGTTTCAACCAATTGCTACAAGGTAAGGCCACTGGTGTGCAGGTGCTGGCCAGCAATGGCGTGCCGGGTGGTGGCATCACGTTCCGAGTGAGAGGTAATAACTCGATCAATGCCTCTGTAGACCCGCTATATATCATTGATGGGGTTTTTGTAAGCAACACTGATCCGATCCAGACCGGCTTGGGTAACCAACAAGGTTCTAATCCATTGGCAGATATCAATCCCAACGATATCGAGGATATACAGATACTTAAAGATGCGAACGCTACGGCTATTTATGGTTCATTAGGCGCTAACGGTGTGGTGATCGTGACCACCAAGCGGGGCAAGCGTAATACAGCGGCTCGCATTAGCCTGAACACTTATCAGGGCTGGTCTACCGCCATTAAAAAATTCAAAGTAGCTACCGGACCTGAGACCGCCATATTGACCAATGAGGCGCGCGTGAATACCGTGAAGGATAATCCTGCCCTGCCCGCACCAACATTGATCGCTAACGCGGAAGGGCAACCCACGTATGATCGCTTTGCCGATCTTTTCCGTACCGCGCGTACCCAAAATTATGAGCTGGCTACGCAGGGGGGTACCGAAAGGAGTAACTATTACATAGGTCTGGGCTATTTGAACCAGGAATCGGTGGTACGACCATCTGACTATACCCGCTATACGGCAAGGTTGAACTACGATACTTACCTGATCGACAGATTCAAAGTAGGGACCAGCATCAACCTCACCCGGTCACGACGAAAGATCAGCGGTAGCGACAACAATCCTACCGGTGTTATCAATTCGGCGTTATTTCCCCGTTCATACTTACCTATTTACAACCCCGACGGCACCTATGCCCGGTACGGTAGTTTTGACAACCACATCGCACTGATCGAGAACCTGGACAATGATGCCGTGGGATGGCGCACGATTGGTAATATATATGGCGAGTATACCATTATACCAGGATTGAAGCTGCGCAGTAGCTGGAGCCTTGACAACGGCTCCGAATATGAAAATAATTACTCAAATACGCTGATCAGCGCAGGTATAGCGACGAATGGATCAGCCGCATCATACGAGAACAAGAATTTGGTGCTGACCAACGAACAGGTTCTGAACTATATTAAGACGTTCGGCCCGAACGGTAAGCATAATATCAATGCGCTCATTGGTAATACCATTAATACCGTGCTCTCTCAAAACACCACAGCTACCGGGACAGGGTTCGCTGCTAACAGCTTAAAGTCAGTTGCTGTGGCAGCTACCCGTTCTGGCTCTTCATCAAAGGCTGAGTCAAAGTTACTTTCCTTTTTCAGCAAGGTGAGTTATACGTATGATAACAAATACACAATAGATGGAAGCATACGTGCCGATGGCTCGACCAAGTTCGGGGTGAACAACCGTTGGGGATACTTTCCTTCAGGTGGGTTTGCGTGGCGTGCCGGTCAGGAAGAATTCATTAAAAAGCTCAATATTTTTGATGAGTTAAAGATCCGGGCCAGTATCGGGCTTTCGGGTAATCAAAACGGTATCGGGTCATACGCCGCCCAAGGGCAATGGTCTTCAGGAGCCAATTACCTCGAGCAACCGGGTACTGCACCTTCGCAATTGGCCAACCCTGATCTTGGCTGGGAGACCACCCGCCAGGTCGATGTGGGGGCGGAGTTCGGTATCTTAAAGAACAGGTTGACCTTTGTAGTGGATTACTACAACAAATATACTTACGACCTTTTGCTGAACGTCCCGGTGCCTTACCGCTCAGGTTTCACTTCTTACCTTCAAAACTATGGTGCAGTGCGTAACAAGGGTGTAGAGTTGAACATCAATTCGACCAACGTTAGGTCGGCCAACTTTAAATGGAACACTAACTTCAATATCTCTTTCAATAACAACAAGATCGAGAAATTAGCATCAGATATAGCCTTGGGCGCTTCGGGCCGTAACATTTCCATTTTAAGGCAGGGCTTTGCGGTCAACTCGTTCCAATTATACAAACAGCTTTATGTGGACCCGCAAACCGGTAACGCTGTATATGAAGATGTGAACAAGGATGGTCAGATCACCTCGGCCGATCGCCAGATCGTAGGCAATGCTCTACCGAAGTTCACCGGTGGCTTCACTAACAACCTCAGCTATAAAAATGTTGACCTTAGCTTCTTCTTTTACTTTCAGCAGGGTAACAAGATCATGAACATGAACGATTTCTTCATGGTGCATGGTGGCTTACAAGCTAACATCGGTTTCCTGCCACGGCAATTGGAACGGTGGCAAAAGCCGGGTGATCAGACCGACATACCGCGCTTGACCACCGACAGCCGCAATCCGGCAGTGAATGGAGGTGCTGCCAACAACTATGGTGGCAATGTAGCCAATCTAAGCTCACGCTATCTGGAAGATGGGTCGTTCATCCGGTTAAAGACACTGACCTTGGGCTACAATCTACCATCGGCATTTTTACAAAAGATCAAAGTGAACAAGATCCGGCTTTATGCACAAGCTACCAACCTGCTCACCTTCACCCGTTATGGAGGCCTCGACCCTGAGGTAAGCTCGCAAAGCAGCAACCAGAACACCGCAGGATATGATTGGGCGACCGTTCCGCAGCCTAAGACCTTCCAGATCGGCGCTAACGTAACCTTCTAA
- a CDS encoding SDR family oxidoreductase, with amino-acid sequence MNSEIAGKVVVITGASSGIGKATAELLAAQGAKVVLGARRIEQLESIVDAIRQNGGQAAYTQTDVTQRQDLEALVALAVKHFGRLDVMVNNAGIAQLYRMEETDVEGWEQMIDVNIKGTLYGIAAAMPEFLKNGSGHFVNIISTAGIAIVPTMGVYAGTKNAVRTISEALRQESEGRWRVTGISPGYVATEFVSNIKNEAIRSASQATADRISIPPEAIAQAVAYAIGQPQNVDVGDIVIRPSVQG; translated from the coding sequence ATGAATAGCGAGATAGCAGGAAAAGTAGTAGTGATCACAGGTGCCAGTAGTGGCATCGGCAAAGCAACAGCCGAATTATTAGCCGCTCAAGGTGCAAAGGTGGTGTTAGGTGCACGTCGAATTGAACAATTGGAGAGTATAGTGGATGCGATCCGGCAAAATGGAGGTCAGGCGGCATATACACAGACAGATGTGACCCAACGTCAGGATTTGGAAGCATTGGTGGCCCTTGCCGTAAAACATTTTGGCCGTCTGGACGTGATGGTGAACAATGCGGGTATCGCACAGTTATATCGTATGGAAGAAACGGACGTAGAAGGCTGGGAACAAATGATAGATGTGAACATCAAGGGTACGCTTTACGGCATCGCCGCTGCTATGCCTGAGTTTCTGAAGAACGGTTCAGGGCACTTTGTGAATATTATCTCTACCGCTGGTATTGCGATCGTGCCCACCATGGGCGTTTACGCAGGAACCAAGAACGCGGTACGTACGATCAGCGAAGCGCTTCGTCAAGAGTCGGAAGGACGATGGAGGGTAACGGGCATCTCCCCAGGGTACGTGGCCACCGAATTTGTAAGTAATATCAAGAATGAGGCCATACGGTCGGCCAGCCAGGCAACAGCTGATCGGATATCGATACCTCCCGAAGCAATCGCGCAGGCGGTGGCGTATGCTATCGGTCAGCCGCAAAATGTGGATGTAGGTGATATCGTTATCCGGCCGTCGGTTCAAGGTTGA